One part of the Sneathia vaginalis genome encodes these proteins:
- the ybeY gene encoding rRNA maturation RNase YbeY translates to MKEYNIQKLVENKGVNMLDLDITYDVDEVLEYYDEDRIREYVEYILKNEKEDFNDKTYYVSFMLTNNEVIHKINKEYRGVDRPTDVISFAYNETENVGPVEVVGDIIISIDKVREQAKEYGHSDKREFFYLLTHGMLHILGYDHIKDDERKIMREKEERYLDAYEYKR, encoded by the coding sequence ATGAAAGAATACAATATCCAAAAATTAGTAGAAAATAAAGGAGTTAATATGTTAGACTTAGATATTACTTATGACGTAGATGAAGTGTTAGAATATTATGATGAAGATAGAATAAGAGAATATGTGGAATACATATTAAAAAATGAAAAAGAAGATTTTAATGATAAGACATATTATGTATCATTTATGCTAACCAATAATGAAGTTATTCATAAGATTAATAAGGAATATAGGGGTGTTGATAGACCAACAGATGTAATATCATTTGCATATAATGAAACAGAAAATGTAGGACCAGTTGAAGTAGTAGGTGATATAATAATATCTATCGACAAGGTAAGAGAACAAGCGAAAGAATATGGTCATAGTGATAAAAGAGAATTCTTTTATTTACTAACTCATGGTATGTTGCATATACTTGGTTATGATCATATAAAGGATGACGAAAGAAAAATTATGCGTGAAAAAGAAGAAAGATATTTAGATGCGTATGAGTATAAAAGATAA
- a CDS encoding HD family phosphohydrolase, with protein sequence MEFNFFGNKFDINIRHQEKNIDRIRTKKIYDKYNFRIFILLAIFVFFSIIFVYYKTKTDYVIGTPAKRDVIAYKTITYEKDILDKEIKKKILKNTKPEYDRHDDVAKAEVDKFSKVLQNLSLVDLKNVNEVHLFIKENNLNISPEDLISVGINGGNKYHIYLIDILNKIYEEGVIDKDDLTKILSKKQIVLDDYEKNLINNFIEPNLIINEEETNAKIDANIRALKNNTITIKKGDFILKKGDEISESKYEQLKQLGLVSNYERNLRNVFSIIYVVMISISFYVGGKKFLSKGINSKGFYPMLISFVLVNVLYLLTINKSDTLLYLVPFATVSIISSMLTQDKQFSIAVSCMTNILLAPNLEWFCAMTIVSIVSIYNNIKLTNRMELVKNGFKIGAIQGLFVLIYAGVYNYGIKYLTILLTFSIISGFLTGMICLGIIPYFENAFSILTDIKLLETGDYSSPLLKRLLLEAPGTFYHSIMVGALAEQAAEAIGANPILARVGAYYHDIGKLKRPVYFVENQGGLTNLHNELKPSLSALILTSHPKDGYILGKQYGLPKEVLDIIIEHHGTTMVQYFYYKAVEIGENINETDFRYVGPKPSTKESAIVMLADTVEAAVRASSDKSKEGIENTIRYLIKYKIDDNQLDECDIKLKDIEAIIQAFLKVLKAAYHERIQYPKISRK encoded by the coding sequence ATGGAATTTAACTTTTTTGGTAATAAATTTGACATTAATATACGTCATCAAGAAAAAAATATAGATAGAATTAGAACTAAAAAAATTTATGATAAATACAATTTTAGAATCTTTATTCTACTAGCAATATTTGTGTTTTTTTCTATAATTTTTGTATATTACAAAACAAAAACAGATTATGTTATAGGGACACCAGCAAAGCGTGATGTTATTGCATACAAGACTATTACATATGAAAAAGATATTTTAGATAAAGAAATAAAGAAGAAGATATTAAAAAATACTAAACCAGAATATGATAGACATGATGATGTTGCTAAAGCTGAAGTAGATAAGTTTTCTAAAGTGTTACAAAATTTAAGTTTAGTAGATTTAAAAAACGTGAATGAAGTCCATTTATTTATTAAGGAAAATAACCTAAATATTTCACCAGAAGATCTGATAAGTGTTGGAATTAATGGTGGTAATAAGTATCATATATATTTGATAGATATATTGAATAAAATATATGAAGAAGGTGTAATAGATAAAGACGATTTAACAAAGATTTTATCTAAAAAACAAATAGTTTTAGATGACTATGAAAAGAATTTGATTAATAATTTCATAGAACCTAACTTAATAATTAATGAAGAAGAAACTAATGCTAAAATAGATGCAAATATACGGGCATTGAAGAATAATACTATTACAATCAAAAAGGGAGATTTCATACTGAAAAAAGGTGATGAAATAAGTGAAAGTAAGTATGAACAATTAAAACAATTAGGTTTAGTTTCTAATTATGAAAGAAACTTAAGAAATGTATTTAGCATCATATATGTAGTTATGATTTCTATTTCTTTTTATGTAGGTGGTAAAAAGTTCTTAAGTAAGGGTATAAACTCAAAAGGATTCTATCCTATGTTAATAAGTTTTGTACTAGTAAATGTACTATACTTATTAACAATAAATAAATCAGACACATTATTATACTTAGTACCTTTTGCAACGGTGTCTATAATATCATCAATGTTAACACAGGATAAGCAATTTTCTATTGCAGTTTCATGTATGACGAATATTTTACTTGCACCTAATTTAGAATGGTTTTGTGCAATGACAATAGTTTCTATTGTTAGTATATACAATAATATTAAATTAACAAATAGAATGGAATTAGTAAAAAATGGATTTAAGATAGGAGCTATACAAGGCCTATTTGTACTAATATATGCAGGGGTATATAACTATGGGATTAAATATTTAACCATCTTATTAACCTTCTCAATAATATCAGGATTTTTAACTGGTATGATATGTCTTGGTATAATACCATATTTTGAAAATGCATTTTCTATACTAACAGACATTAAATTACTAGAAACTGGAGATTATTCATCACCATTACTAAAACGTCTATTGCTTGAAGCACCAGGGACATTTTATCATAGCATAATGGTAGGAGCATTAGCTGAACAAGCAGCAGAAGCAATAGGTGCTAACCCTATACTAGCTAGAGTTGGAGCGTACTACCATGATATAGGTAAATTAAAAAGACCAGTTTATTTCGTTGAAAATCAAGGAGGACTTACTAATTTACACAATGAATTAAAGCCTTCATTAAGTGCATTGATATTAACATCTCATCCTAAAGATGGATATATACTAGGTAAGCAATATGGATTACCTAAAGAAGTGTTGGATATAATAATAGAGCACCATGGTACAACTATGGTACAGTATTTCTATTATAAGGCAGTTGAAATAGGTGAAAACATTAATGAAACAGACTTTAGATATGTGGGACCTAAACCTAGTACAAAAGAATCAGCAATAGTAATGTTAGCTGACACAGTAGAAGCTGCAGTAAGGGCATCTTCTGATAAAAGTAAAGAAGGTATTGAAAATACTATAAGATACCTAATTAAGTATAAGATAGATGATAATCAATTAGATGAATGTGATATAAAATTAAAGGATATTGAAGCAATAATACAAGCATTCTTGAAAGTATTAAAAGCAGCTTATCATGAAAGAATACAATATCCAAAAATTAGTAGAAAATAA